The following coding sequences lie in one Melopsittacus undulatus isolate bMelUnd1 chromosome 9, bMelUnd1.mat.Z, whole genome shotgun sequence genomic window:
- the SENP8 gene encoding sentrin-specific protease 8 produces the protein MDPVVLSYMDSLLRQSDVALLEPPNWLNDHIIGFAFEYFANHQFQEFSDQVCFISPEVAQFIKCALSQEEIAIFLQPLDLLHKKLVFLPINDNSNQVAGGTHWSLLVYFRDKKCFAHYDSHSKCNSVHAKQVAGKLEAFLGKKGGKATFVEEKAPAQQNSYDCGMYVICNTEALCQGYFRGWPESLLQLLTPSYITQKRSEWKALITKLSQK, from the coding sequence ATGGACCCTGTTGTTCTCAGTTACATGGACAGTTTGCTGAGGCAGTCGGATGTGGCCTTGCTGGAGCCCCCAAACTGGCTCAATGATCACATCATTGGGTTTGCCTTTGAGTACTTCGCCAACCACCAGTTCCAAGAGTTTAGTGATCAGGTTTGTTTCATCAGCCCCGAAGTGGCTCAGTTCATTAAATGTGCCCTTAGTCAGGAAGAAATAGCCATATTCCTTCAACCACTGGACCTTCTCCACAAGAAGCTGGTGTTCTTGCCTATCAATGACAACTCCAACCAGGTTGCTGGGGGCACCCACTGGAGCTTACTGGTTTATTTCAGGGACAAAAAGTGCTTTGCCCATTACGATTCCCACAGTAAATGCAACTCTGTCCATGCGAAGCAAGTGGCAGGGAAGCTGGAGGcattcttgggaaaaaaagggggcAAAGCAACCTTTGTGGAGGAGAAGGCGCCTGCCCAGCAGAACAGCTATGACTGTGGGATGTACGTGATCTGCAACACAGAGGCTCTGTGTCAGGGATACTTCAGAGGTTGGCCAGAGTCtttgctgcagctcctcacccCTTCCTACATCACTCAGAAGAGATCGGAGTGGAAAGCTCTCATTACAAAACTGTCACAGAAGTGA